CTTGCTATTGCATCCATTACATTTCTATGAACTCTCCCCTCTATTTCTTCAAATGTTTTAAATGGTCGGAGCTCCCTTTCTTCAATTATTTTCCACATTACTGTTTTACCTATTCCAGGGAGTAATTGTAGCATATGCATTCTGTTTGTTATCGGTCCGCAATTATTAATAAATTCTACAAATCTATTCTCATTTCTTTTAACTGCTTCTTTGATGACATAAAATAATTCTGTTTTTGCCGTTGGAGTTAATTCTTCGTATTTTATCATTTTTGCTACGAAATCTACTTTATCTCTTTTATCTTTCCCAATATAAACTCTTTCTGCCAATTCAACTGGACAATCATCTTTTAATATTAATTCCATTAATACAAATTGTTTTTCTCCAAATGCCTGTGCCAATGGTTTTTTTTGGTGTGCCGGCCTTATATCGTCTGAATACCCATATTCGAGATAATCCAAAATATAGGCATAATCTTCAAATTTTCGTTTTTTATCCTTTTTATGTCCATAGTTGGTTTTTTTCATAATGACACCATTTAAATTTATTAAAGTGGAATATTTATTTTATAATACTGAATAGTGTAATTTTCTTAAAATATAGTCCGTTCGAGAACTCTTTGTAGAGATAATATCCCATAATAACAAATTCCTGTATGCCGAATAGTTCAAATATACTAAATTTTAAATATACTAATCTTTCACGCCCTCAGTATGAACAAATTTGGTAAAAACTTAGGTAATAACTTCGGTTTTTACTACTTTTTGTGATTTGGTAATTTTTAATTGCTTAACCTGTTGTGTTTGGCAAATTTTATTGGCCCAACCTTTGGTTTAGCTAATCTATGATTAGCTTAACAAATTCATGTGGGATTCGACTTTAGAATTTGACTTTTTTGAACACAATATAATTGTAAATTGTAAAAATATAATAAAAAAATAGTATGTAATTATGGTATTTAATCATATTCAATAATATTATCTAAATTTAGCACATAAATCCAATATATCTTCCGAGCATTTTGGAATATCGGATTTATAGAATATTAATTTTAAATCTTCGTTATCTTCTGGGAGTATGTCTATTATCTTTACTATGGTTTTTTCGTCCAATTCAAGCTTTTTTAACTCCTCAGTGAGCTTTTCTACATCTTCGGCATTTAGTTTTGCAAATCTTTGAAGATAATCTAATGCACATCCATTTTCATAGGATAATTCATCATCACTTGATTTATTAGACATAAGTTCTTCTGCACTTGATAGTGTAATGTATTTTTGAGATATTAACTCATTTCCAATCATAATTTCATCCTAAAATAAAAATATAGTTAAAATAATATAGCGATAATTAAAATAAACAATATGTCAATCTAATTAATTTAATGTTAAATTAATAATTGTTTATTCGTATTAATAAATTAAACAAAATAAAAAAATTAAGATAAATTAATTTTAATGTGTTTCATCATTTAGTTTTTACATTCTCTAAGATGTTGTGGTCTTGCAATTATCTCTTTTGTTGCATGTCCATCTTTAACTTCAACAATAAATGAACTTCCTCTCTGTCCGATAATTTTTCCAGTTTTTCCATGGAATTTTGGGTGAGGCATTCCTTTTTGCACTGATGGATCAAGAATTACATGCACTGTTTGCCCATTTTCGAACTGTTTTAAAGCTCTTGTAATTGGGTATAATCCTTTTGCTCTTGGGTGTTTTTTGAGCTTATATCTCGTTCCACTTCTAAATCCTTCACTTTTTTGCATAATATCACACTTTAATTTATATTTTAATCGTTATAAATAGCTAATGAATATTTATAAATACACATTAAAAATAGCATGTCTCTATATGTAATACTCATATATAAATATAAATGGTGAGCTCGGAGAGATTTGAACTCCCGATCACTGCCGAGTCAAGGCGGTATCATAGCCAACTAGACCACGAGCTCATAATAATACCATAGTTAATACAATATTATATCTATATTATAATTATTATATAACTAACATAACTATAACCAGTTAATAGAAAGAAGTATATATATTTTTCGGTATATGCTGTTATACTGTATGGCGTGGGATTATTTCGTTGTAGTGTTAAAAAATTATTTCACAATTTTTTTATCATATTATAAAAATTCCGAAGCTACCACAATAATATCTGACATAATATAACAATTGGGTGAATCTATGAAAAATTTGAAAAGAATGACTATGATATTATATAATTCATATGATAAAAATAAATGGCATGAGGCACATAAACGGGCAATAGCAAGGGCTGCCTCCATTTGTTATGCATTTGAATGTAATTTAGCTATAATGAATTTCCCCTGTAAAAGGGAGGATATAACTTCAATAGAAACTACAATTGGAAGTTCTGGCAAATATTTAAATGAATTGATTGAAAAAAATAGATTTATGATAGTAGATAAATACCAACCACAATTTGGAGTTCCCATAATAACAACATCTAAACCAGAGCCAAAAAAAGCCATATCTCCAAAAGAGGTAGCACAAAGTTTATTAAAAAAATCTTGTGGAATATATGTTGGACTTGGAAGACATGGACTTCCTAAAAATATATTGAAATCTGGGGAGCTCCACTTAGATATAACTGAAAAAGGAATTTCGCTTGAAACATGCACAGCAATATCTGCCATACCTTCTACAATATATACTCATTCAAAATATTTATAGATAAATATTTATAAAATATGAGGTATATTCATTATTTGGTCAGTGCATGTGAATCGACAATTAACTGCCTCCTCATATGTTCTAAATAGTGATTAACTGTAATAAGTTAAATAAATAGAGTTTGTGAAACTGCCCGTCGATTTACGATAATTGGTGGTTCTATTTTATTATTTGATAATATATATTTATTAATAATTGTTAAATATTATAATAATATAAACTGTTCTTGAACATACAATAAATAATATAAATAATATATTATAACTATTATATTTAAATTTCATTATCTATCATTTTCTTTAATCTATAATGATTATTCATTATAATTGAAATAAAAAGAAAATTATATATATAATATAGATTAAAGAATGGTTTAACAATTTATGGAGGTAATCCTGTGGTTGCAATAGAAGCTATTAGGGAAATAAAATCTGCCGAAAATAAGGCAGTAGAAGTAGTAGAATCCGCTAAAAAAGAGGCGGAAGAAATAAAAATGAATGCAATAGTTGATGGTAAAAAAATCATAGCTGATGCTATAGCTGAAGCTGAAGAAATAGTTGAAAATAAAATAAAAGAAATAGAAAGTAAAGCTAAAACAGAAGCAGAAAATATCATAACAACAGAAGAAAATAAAATAAAAGAAATGATATCCCTCGGGAAAGTAAAAATATTATCCATTGTATTGGATGATATAGTAGAATTCTAAATATGTAGTATAAAAGGTGGTTTTAGTGAAACCCGCAAGAATGAACAAAATTAGGGCGGTGGTTTTAGATGAAAAGATGGATTCCGTTGTAAGAGGACTTCACGAAAATGGATATGCCGAATTATGTGATTTAGCACCTAAACTCGAAGGCTCTGAATGGTCTGCAATTTTATCTCACTCGTCTCCAGCTTCCTATGGAAGGGATGTTTCCTCTTTAATGATAAAAGTAGGAAGAACACTTGATTTATTTGATGGCGTAAAAGAAGACGAAAAAAAGGGAATTTCGGCACTACTTAATCCAATCACCCCTGAAAAAAAGAAAGTTAATTTTGCATCTACTAATGAGTTAATAGCACATGCTGAAAAAATACTATCTGATGTAGAAAGAGATGTGAATGCTCCGTCCAATAAATTAAATGAATTGGAGACTAAGAAAAGCAGTTTAGAAGTGTTAAAAAAGCAATTAAATTATTTATCTGATTTTGATATGGATTTAAGCTGTCTTGGAGAAGGCGAATATGCCTACATAATTTCAGGATTAGTTTCAAAAGAAAATGTATCCGGGCTTGAATCTGGTTTATCCAATATAACAAATGATTATGTTGAAATTGTTAAAGGAAATCCGTTTAAAACAGAAAACGGCGAAGAAAAAGTTCCCGTTATTGTGGTTACATTAAAAGAATATGTAGATGTAGTTGGAGCGGAACTCCGAAAAGCTGGTTTTGAAAGATTTGATATATCGGGAGTTGAAGGAACTCCAAAAGAAAATATATCAAAAATTGAGTCTGAATTATCCAGTATTGATTCTGAAACTACCAATATATTAAATAAACTTAACAGTTTGTCTAAAAAATGGTATGATGATTTATTGGTATTGCATGAAGTTCTTGAAATTGAAAAGGAAAGAGCAGAAGCATATGCATTATGTGGGAGCTCCGATAGGACTTATGTATTTGAAGCATGGGTTCCAGTAAAACATGCAAAGAATGTAAAGGAAGTAATTGAAAGCGCATCAGAAGGTTATGCTGTTGTTGAAATAGATAAACCTGATGAGCCAGAAGAAAAAATACCTGTTTTATTGGATAACCCAAAAGCAGTTAAACCTTTTGAAATGCTAACTCAAATGTTTGCCCCTCCAAAATACAACGAAGTAGATCCAACAATGATGATAGTTCCTGGATTTTTAATGTTCTACGGAATTATGCTAACTGATGCAGTTTATGGTCTTTTATTGGCCCTTGCAGGTCTTGTTATTTGGAAAAGATTAGGTAAAGCAAGTGAAGGAGCTCATGATTTAGGATATATATTAACTCTCGCAGGTATTTTTACAATGATTGCGGGAGTATTGACTGGTGGATACTTAGGAGACTTTGCCCTTCAATTCCTTAACTTTGATATATATAGCACACCATTGGCACTAATAAATCCATTGGGAAGTAGCTTTTATGTTGGAGAAACAAAACCATTAATTGATTTAGGAATGATGTCCGTAAATAATGGGCCAATAGCCATATTATTATTCTCGGTAATAGTTGGTATTATTCATTTATTTATTGGATTATTGGCGGGATTCAAAGAAAATATTAAAAATAGATTTAAAAATGCATTTTTTGACCAAGGAATATGGATATTCTTAATATTGGCTCTTGTGATAGGCTTGGCCATTGGAATGCCTAATTTAATAATTGGTGCCACACTTCTTGTAGTTCTTCTCTGTATGATTAAAGGATTTATGAATGGAGGAGTTCTTGATGCAGGACTTGGAGCTATGGACATAACCGGATTTTTAGGTAATGTATTATCATATGCAAGGCTTTTAGCTTTGTGTTTAGCTACCGGTGGTCTTGCTATGGCAGTAAATATTATGGCTAACCTCTTAAACGATAGTATTCCAGTAATTGGAGTTTTAGTTGCTGTTGTAATGTTATTGGTTGGACATACATTTAACTTTGTGATGAATGGATTAGGTTCATTTATACACTCCCTTAGGTTGCATTATGTGGAGTTCTTTGGTCAGTTCTATGAAGGTGGCGGTAAAAGATTCAAACCATTTAAATCTAAAAGAGATTATACTACTGAATAATTTATCTAATATATTAATAAATATGTCTATACTATAAAATAAAAACAAACTATACATTTTTTAACAAGGTGATAAAAATGGTTGTATTTGAAAACCCATTATTACTTGGAGCAATAGGGGCAGGTTTGGCAGTAGGTATTGCAGGATTAGGCTCTGGTATTGGAGCAGGTATTACAGGAGCAAGTGGTGCAGGAGTAATTGCAGAAGATTCCTCAAAATTCGGAACAGCAATTGTATTCCAGGCATTGCCACAAACACAAGGTCTTTATGGATTCTTAGTAGCAATTCTTATATTATTTGTATTTAAAACAGCACCAGAATGGGCTATGCTTGGTGCAGGATTGGCAACAGGATTAGCTGGATTATCAGCAATTGGTCAAGGTATCGCATCATCAGCAGGTCTTGGAGCAGTTGCAGAAGACGACAGCATATTCGGTAAAGCTATGGTTTTCTCAGTTCTTCCAGAGACACAGGCAATTTATGGTTTGTTGGTATCTATCCTTTTATTGGTTGGCGTATTTAGTGGAGATGGAGTAGCTACAATTGCAGCATTGGGTGCTGGTTTAGCTGTTGGTTTCGCAGGCCTTTCAGGTATTGGTCAAGGTATCACAGCAGCAGGAGCTATTGGGGCTACAGCAAGAGACCCAGATGCTATGGGTAAAGGATTAGTTTTAGCAGTTATGCCGGAAACATTCGCTATCTTCGGTTTATTAATAGCAATATTAATTATGCTTGGAATTATGTTTTAAGTAGGTTAATGATTATTTAATCAATTAACCAATATTTTTTAGATTTTAGATTAATCCTTATTAAATTAATTATATTTACTGTAAGGTGGAAAACATGGGAGCAGATAAAATTACTTCCAAAATATTGGACGATGCCAACAATACAGCAAGTAAAATTAAATCAGAAGCACAGAAAGAAGCTGATTTAATATTGGAAAAGGCAAAAATTGAAGCGGAAGAACAAACGCAGGACATTTTAAAAAGAGGAGATAAAGAAGCTGAAACGACATACAATAGAATTTTAGCAGAGGCTAGATTAAACTCCAAGAAAAAAATGCTTAAAGAAAGAGAAAATTTAATAAATATGGCAATTGAAAAATTAAAAGAAGATTTAAAAGAATTGCCTAAAAAAGACAGTTATAAAGATATTTTATTAAAGCTTATAATTGAAGGAGTAATGTCTTTGGATGGCAACGAATTAGTTGTTGTGTTAAACGAACAAGACATGGAATTAATTGAAGATTCAGCTCTTTGGGCTATTGAAAAAGAATTAGAATCCAAGGTAAAAAAAGTCATCATATTGAAGAAGGGAGCTCCCGCAAATATAATTGGTGGTTGCATAATAAAAACAGCTGATGGAACTAAATTCTGTGATAATAGTTTAGAATCAGTATTTGAAAGAAATATGGAATCTATTAGGGCAAATGTTGCATCATTATTGTTCTAAGGATTTGATGGCATATAGTGAAGGTGATTATAATGGATATTGGTGCATTAATTGCTGGATTGCCATCAAATATATTCCTAATATTGATGGTAATGGCAGGTATTGCCATATTTTTGGTAATAATTATATTTTTAATAAAATACTTAATGGAAACAGCTCCATTTGCTTATGTTAATGCAAGAGTAAGAAGTATGGAATCCAGATTGTTGGATGAACAAAAATTCAATGAACTAATTGAATCCGCTGGAATGTCGGAATTTATTGGATTTTTGGAAGATACAGACTATGGAGAATATATAAAAGATAGCTCCGATATGATGTCTATTGAAAAAGCACTGAATACCCACTTGGCCCATGTTTATGGGGCTCTTGCAAATATGTCTCCTGAAAAATCAAGAAAGATATTGAAGCTATTTGAAAAGAAATTTGATGTTCAAAATATTAAAATTCTTTTAAGAGCTAAATATGTTGGATTAAATGCAGAGGAGACTTCAAAATTAATCATACCCCTTGGGACAATTTCCGAAAATAAATTAAGAGAATTGTGTGAAACTAAGGCGGTTGAGGAAGTTGTAAGTGGATTAGAAGGAACAGAGTATTCGAAAATATTATCTAATGAAATAGCAACATATGAGCAAACAAAAAAACTTGGAGCATTTGAATTATCATTAGATAAATATGTTCTTGAAAATCTCTGGAAATCTGTTGGAATTGAAGGAACTGTTGAAGATATATTCAAAGAGTTTGTTGGTGCCATAATTGACATTGAAAACTTAAAGATAATATTGAAGGGAAAAGCAGATGGATTACCTTCTGAAACAGTATTATCATATGTATTGGATGCAGGATATGAAATTGCACCTTGGAAATTAAAGGAATTAGCTGATGCTGAATCAATTGAAGGCGTAATTAGCTCACTTGAAGGCACCAAATATGGTAGTATTATATCCGATAAACTTGAAGAATATGAAAAAGTAAATAGTGTTTTCATATTCGAACATGCTCTTGATAAATATCTCTCAGAAGTAGGTAAAAAATTATCTCTTAGACAGCCATTTGGTGTTGGTCCAATAATTGGTTTAATAATCTCAAAAGAGCAAGAGATAAAAAATTTAAAAATAATTACAAAGGGAAAAATGGAAGGATTAAATTCTTCTCAAATTAGGGAATTATTGAATGCATAATATTGACATGAATTATTGAATATATGCATATATATGCTTCAATAATGATAACCCACATATAATAAAACCCAAAGTGTGATATTATGAAAATTGCTGTTGTTGGAGACCTTGATATGACAATGGGGTTTAGATTGGCAGGTCTTGAAGATGTATATGAGGTCAAAAATGCAGAAGATGCATTAAACACCATTAGAGAGCTTGACAATAGAGCGGACATTGGTTTAATAATAACCACAGAAAGACTAGGGGAAGAAATAAGAGACAGTATATCTAACTTAAAAAAGTTTATTGTGGAAATCCCTGACAAAAATGGTGCAATAGTTAGAGAACACGACCCAGTTAAAACTCTTGTAAGAAAAGCCGTAGGTGTAGAACTCAAATAATCAAATTACAGGTGAAAATATGGTATCAGGTAAAATTGTAAAAATAGCAGGTCCTGTTGTTGTTGCCGAAGGAATGAAAGGAGCTCAAATGTATGAAGTTGTTAAAGTAGGGAACGAAGGATTAACAGGAGAAATTATCCAGTTAGAATCAGATAAAGCAGTTATTCAGGTATATGAAGAAACCGCAGGTATTGTTCCAGGGGAGCCAGTTGAAGGGACAGGAGCTCCATTATCCGCAGAGCTTGGACCCGGTATGTTAAAGGCAATGTATGATGGTATTCAAAGACCATTAACAGCTATTGAAGATGCTACAAAAAGTATTTACATCCCAAGAGGGGTTAGCGTTCCATCAATATCCCGAGAAGCAAAATGGGACTTTACACCAACTGTAAATGTTGGAGATAAAGTTGAGGCAGGAGACATCATTGGAACTGTTCCAGAAACAAAATCAATTGTTCATAAAATAATGATTCCAAATGGGATAAGCGGAACAATTAAAGAAATAAAATCCGGTAGTTTCACAGTTGTAGAACCAATTGCAATAGTAGAAACAGAAAACGGGGAAGAAAAAGAAATCATAATGATGCAAAAATGGCCTGTTAGAAATCCAAGACCATACAAAGAAAAATTACCTCCTGAAATTCCATTAGTTACAGGACAAAGATTAGAAGATACATTCTTTGGTTTGGCAAAAGGTGGTGCATCTGCAATTCCAGGACCATTCGGAAGTGGTAAAACAGTTACACAACACCAGTTGGCAAAATGGTCAGATGCTGATATTGTTGTATATATTGGATGTGGAGAAAGAGGAAACGAGATGACGGAAGTTATTGAAGAATTCCCGCACCTTGATGACCTTAAAACAGGAAATAAATTAATGGACAGAACTGTATTAATTGCTAACACATCAAACATGCCTGTGGCTGCTAGGGAAGCATCAGTATATACTGGTATTACCATTGCAGAATATTTCAGAGATATGGGATACGGTGTTTTATTAACTGCTGATTCCACATCAAGATGGGCAGAGGCAATGAGAGAGATTTCAGGAAGATTGGAGGAAATGCCAGGGGAAGAAGGATACCCAGCTTACTTGTCTTCAAGATTGGCTCAATTCTACGAAAGAGCAGGAAGAGTTGCATGTATGGGGCATGACGAAAAACAAGGATTCGTATGTATTGTAGGTGCTGTATCTCCACCCGGAGGGGATTTCTCCGAGCCAGTTACATCAAACACATTAAGGATTGTAAAGGTGTTCTGGGCATTAGATGCTAATCTCGCAAGAAGAAGACATTTCCCAGCTATTAACTGGTTGCAAAGTTATTCATTATATCTTGACGATATAGAAGATTGGTGGAAAGAAAACACAGCAGAAGATTGGAGAGAGATAAGAGACGAAGCTATGAACTTATTGCAAAAAGAAGCAGAATTACAAGAAATTGTTCAGTTAGTTGGTCCCGATGCACTTCCTGATAAAGAAAGAGTTATTTTGGAAGTATCAAGAATGCTCAGAGAGGATTTCTTACAACAAGATGCTTTCAGCGATATAGATAGCTACTGTTCTCCTATGAAACAGTACACAATGTTAAAGACAATTATGACATTCTACAGTAAAGCTATATTGGCAGTTGAAAAAGGAG
The window above is part of the Methanococcus aeolicus Nankai-3 genome. Proteins encoded here:
- a CDS encoding ATP synthase subunit A, with product MVSGKIVKIAGPVVVAEGMKGAQMYEVVKVGNEGLTGEIIQLESDKAVIQVYEETAGIVPGEPVEGTGAPLSAELGPGMLKAMYDGIQRPLTAIEDATKSIYIPRGVSVPSISREAKWDFTPTVNVGDKVEAGDIIGTVPETKSIVHKIMIPNGISGTIKEIKSGSFTVVEPIAIVETENGEEKEIIMMQKWPVRNPRPYKEKLPPEIPLVTGQRLEDTFFGLAKGGASAIPGPFGSGKTVTQHQLAKWSDADIVVYIGCGERGNEMTEVIEEFPHLDDLKTGNKLMDRTVLIANTSNMPVAAREASVYTGITIAEYFRDMGYGVLLTADSTSRWAEAMREISGRLEEMPGEEGYPAYLSSRLAQFYERAGRVACMGHDEKQGFVCIVGAVSPPGGDFSEPVTSNTLRIVKVFWALDANLARRRHFPAINWLQSYSLYLDDIEDWWKENTAEDWREIRDEAMNLLQKEAELQEIVQLVGPDALPDKERVILEVSRMLREDFLQQDAFSDIDSYCSPMKQYTMLKTIMTFYSKAILAVEKGADPADIAKVSVKQDVAKMKYTPEEEFLNKLAPAIVEKISKELDALV
- the ahaH gene encoding ATP synthase archaeal subunit H; protein product: MVAIEAIREIKSAENKAVEVVESAKKEAEEIKMNAIVDGKKIIADAIAEAEEIVENKIKEIESKAKTEAENIITTEENKIKEMISLGKVKILSIVLDDIVEF
- a CDS encoding V-type ATP synthase subunit F, with amino-acid sequence MKIAVVGDLDMTMGFRLAGLEDVYEVKNAEDALNTIRELDNRADIGLIITTERLGEEIRDSISNLKKFIVEIPDKNGAIVREHDPVKTLVRKAVGVELK
- a CDS encoding V-type ATP synthase subunit E encodes the protein MGADKITSKILDDANNTASKIKSEAQKEADLILEKAKIEAEEQTQDILKRGDKEAETTYNRILAEARLNSKKKMLKERENLINMAIEKLKEDLKELPKKDSYKDILLKLIIEGVMSLDGNELVVVLNEQDMELIEDSALWAIEKELESKVKKVIILKKGAPANIIGGCIIKTADGTKFCDNSLESVFERNMESIRANVASLLF
- a CDS encoding DUF655 domain-containing protein, with amino-acid sequence MKKTNYGHKKDKKRKFEDYAYILDYLEYGYSDDIRPAHQKKPLAQAFGEKQFVLMELILKDDCPVELAERVYIGKDKRDKVDFVAKMIKYEELTPTAKTELFYVIKEAVKRNENRFVEFINNCGPITNRMHMLQLLPGIGKTVMWKIIEERELRPFKTFEEIEGRVHRNVMDAIARRIEAELKEPQKYYLFVEWKEHHLDYN
- a CDS encoding ATP synthase subunit K (produces ATP from ADP in the presence of a proton gradient across the membrane; the K subunit is a nonenzymatic component which binds the dimeric form by interacting with the G and E subunits), encoding MVVFENPLLLGAIGAGLAVGIAGLGSGIGAGITGASGAGVIAEDSSKFGTAIVFQALPQTQGLYGFLVAILILFVFKTAPEWAMLGAGLATGLAGLSAIGQGIASSAGLGAVAEDDSIFGKAMVFSVLPETQAIYGLLVSILLLVGVFSGDGVATIAALGAGLAVGFAGLSGIGQGITAAGAIGATARDPDAMGKGLVLAVMPETFAIFGLLIAILIMLGIMF
- a CDS encoding V-type ATP synthase subunit I, which gives rise to MKPARMNKIRAVVLDEKMDSVVRGLHENGYAELCDLAPKLEGSEWSAILSHSSPASYGRDVSSLMIKVGRTLDLFDGVKEDEKKGISALLNPITPEKKKVNFASTNELIAHAEKILSDVERDVNAPSNKLNELETKKSSLEVLKKQLNYLSDFDMDLSCLGEGEYAYIISGLVSKENVSGLESGLSNITNDYVEIVKGNPFKTENGEEKVPVIVVTLKEYVDVVGAELRKAGFERFDISGVEGTPKENISKIESELSSIDSETTNILNKLNSLSKKWYDDLLVLHEVLEIEKERAEAYALCGSSDRTYVFEAWVPVKHAKNVKEVIESASEGYAVVEIDKPDEPEEKIPVLLDNPKAVKPFEMLTQMFAPPKYNEVDPTMMIVPGFLMFYGIMLTDAVYGLLLALAGLVIWKRLGKASEGAHDLGYILTLAGIFTMIAGVLTGGYLGDFALQFLNFDIYSTPLALINPLGSSFYVGETKPLIDLGMMSVNNGPIAILLFSVIVGIIHLFIGLLAGFKENIKNRFKNAFFDQGIWIFLILALVIGLAIGMPNLIIGATLLVVLLCMIKGFMNGGVLDAGLGAMDITGFLGNVLSYARLLALCLATGGLAMAVNIMANLLNDSIPVIGVLVAVVMLLVGHTFNFVMNGLGSFIHSLRLHYVEFFGQFYEGGGKRFKPFKSKRDYTTE
- a CDS encoding 50S ribosomal protein L21e; translated protein: MQKSEGFRSGTRYKLKKHPRAKGLYPITRALKQFENGQTVHVILDPSVQKGMPHPKFHGKTGKIIGQRGSSFIVEVKDGHATKEIIARPQHLRECKN
- a CDS encoding DUF531 domain-containing protein, which gives rise to MKNLKRMTMILYNSYDKNKWHEAHKRAIARAASICYAFECNLAIMNFPCKREDITSIETTIGSSGKYLNELIEKNRFMIVDKYQPQFGVPIITTSKPEPKKAISPKEVAQSLLKKSCGIYVGLGRHGLPKNILKSGELHLDITEKGISLETCTAISAIPSTIYTHSKYL
- a CDS encoding V-type ATP synthase subunit C is translated as MDIGALIAGLPSNIFLILMVMAGIAIFLVIIIFLIKYLMETAPFAYVNARVRSMESRLLDEQKFNELIESAGMSEFIGFLEDTDYGEYIKDSSDMMSIEKALNTHLAHVYGALANMSPEKSRKILKLFEKKFDVQNIKILLRAKYVGLNAEETSKLIIPLGTISENKLRELCETKAVEEVVSGLEGTEYSKILSNEIATYEQTKKLGAFELSLDKYVLENLWKSVGIEGTVEDIFKEFVGAIIDIENLKIILKGKADGLPSETVLSYVLDAGYEIAPWKLKELADAESIEGVISSLEGTKYGSIISDKLEEYEKVNSVFIFEHALDKYLSEVGKKLSLRQPFGVGPIIGLIISKEQEIKNLKIITKGKMEGLNSSQIRELLNA
- a CDS encoding RNA polymerase Rpb4 family protein, translated to MIGNELISQKYITLSSAEELMSNKSSDDELSYENGCALDYLQRFAKLNAEDVEKLTEELKKLELDEKTIVKIIDILPEDNEDLKLIFYKSDIPKCSEDILDLCAKFR